Part of the Candidatus Kryptoniota bacterium genome is shown below.
GTTTCCGGATCCATCTTTGCGCTTCATCCCCTTGCTGCGGACGCCATATTCCTCATTCCCCTCGAGGTCGCGGTATTCGGCTCGTATTCGTTTTCAAACAATCCGTCACCTCAAATCATCAATCCGATCCCGTTCTATTTACTTTCTTTCCTGGAAATCCTGACGCTGGCCGCCGCAGTATATTTCTTCCTCAGGTTTTCCAAGGTTCTTTTTGGAGTGAGATTGTTCTCATTCGCGTTTGCGGCCACAGCAGTTGTCGTCCTCATTTCTTCGTTCCAGATTGCAAAAGGAATCCTTTTGCGATGATGCTGGAGCGATTAATTATCACACAATCAAACCGAGAGTAGTGAAATGGAATATTTGAATTCGATCGCAAATATGAAAGGCGGTCTTATCGTGTCGTGCCAGTTTGAATCGGACGATCCGTTCAACAAGCCGGAACATGCAACCGCGTTCGCGCTCTCGGCTCAACTGGGCGGTGCTGCGGGGATTAGAACCGAGGGGAAAGATAATATCAAAGCAGTGAAGGAAGCCGTCAAGCTGCCGTTGATCGGTGTGATCCAGTCGAGCTATCCCGACGGTGCAGTGCTTCTGACGGAGGATTTCAGGCAGGTGGGTGAGATCGTCGACGCGGGCGCGGACATTGTTGCGCTCGACGTAACGGAGCGCATCAGGCCGAACGGGTTGACGGGTTTCGAGTTCCTGCGCAGAGTCAGAGTGAACCACCCGGGCACGCTTCTCCTCGCCGACATCTCGAACTTCGAGGAAGGGATCCAGGCCGCGGAATTGGGTGCGGACATCGTATCCACCACTCTCTCCGGCTATACCCAGGCTACGTCTCATAAGGCGGCGCTGGGAGTGGACTTCGACCTTGTTGAACGCCTCGCGGACGCTCTCGTTGTACCGGTAATCGCTGAAGGGCGAATTCTCGTTCCAGGCGAGGCGGCACATGCGCTTGAGCTCGGCGCGTACGCTGTGGTTGTCGGGGCGGCAATTACCCGCCCGACGGTTATCACACAAATGTTTATCCACGAGATCCAATCAAGAAGCAGGCGAAGTGACAAGGAAGTTTAAGGTCATCCAGGTCGGACTCGGCCAGATCGGACTCAACATCGCGAAAGCCCTACTATCGCACCCCGATAAGTTTAAGCTTGTCGGATGTATGGACAATGCACCCGACAAACTGCATAAGGATTTGGGCGAGTTGCTGGATCTCAAAACGATTTACAATCTTCCGGTTGCGGGGACGATCGGCGAACTCAAAGCGAAGAGAGCTAGCCTCGCATTTCACTCCACAGTGTCTTTTCTTCCCGATGCAGCCGATCAGGTTGCCGACCTGCTGAAACACGGCTACAATGTGATTACCACGGCGGAGGAACTCTTCTTCCTTAAGAAGCGGGATATCAAGATTTTTCATCACCTCGACAAAATCGCTAAGGCGAAAAGGGTCAGGATCATGGCGACCGGGGTGGATCCCGGATACGTTATGGACAGCCTTGTCTTAATGCTGACCGCGCCATGCGTCGAAGTAAGATCCATAAGAGCCGAGCGTATGATCAACCTCAGCCGCATGAGACTCTCTCTTCAGCGCAAACTGGGTATCGGACTTAGCAAAGAAGAATTTATCGAGGAGACAGTCAGCGGAAAGTTCGGTCCGTCCGGCCTGACAGACTCGGCGGAATTTTTGGCGAGCTACCTCGACATCAAGTACGAAAGAATCAGGTCAAGCGTCCAGCCAATTATTGCCGACCATGATTTCCATGGCGAAAATATTTTTGTAGCAAAGAATCATGTCGTCGGCGTAAGACAAGAGGTGTCCGTCGAAAAATCTGACGAGGTCGTCATATCTCTGCGCCTTAGTACGCGGATCGACGCGTCCATTGAGTATGATGCGATAAATGTGGACGGTGACCCGCCCGTAAATGTCATTATCAATAACGGGATCATGGGAGATACTGCAACTGTCGGACTGATGCTGAACCAGGCGGAAAACCTGATGAATGCTCCTCCGGGGTATCACGACATGGCTGAGCTGCCTTTGCCTCACTTTTCTATGGACCATTTTTCTTGAGGCACCATCGTCAAGGCCGATATTTCCTCTTCCTTTCGTTGTACACTATCGCTACATCCGTACTTCTGCACGCCTTCATTGTGAGAGGGGCGACTTTGATCGCCTTTTTTTGTTTTAGTGCCGTGATAATCTCCGCACTCCTGATAAGCTGGGCAGCAGAAGCAGCGGAGTTCAGTATCAGCCAGGGCCTTGCAGTAGCCATCGTCGCCCTTTTGCAGGTCGTGCCGGAGTTCATGGTCGAAGCCGTCATCGCCTGGAGAAAAGATATCGACCTGATGATGGCCAACTTCACAGGATCAAACCGGCTTCTGATGGGGGTAGGATGGCCGCTCATTTTCATTACGGCCGACGTCTACTCACGGTTCCGCAACGGCAGGAAAATCGAAGCGATAACGCTGAGGCCTGAGAATATTGTCGAGATCGCGACGCTTTTCATCTCGTCCCTCTATTTTCTCATAGTTCTTTTGAAGAAGGATCTTCAAGTATACGACTCAATTTTTCTCGGACTGCTCTTCATCGGTTATATGTATGTGCTTCGTGTGCTCCCTAAGGAGGAAGAGGAGAAAAAGGAAGATCTGATATCCATGCCACGGTACCTTGTTGACATTCCTGAGGCAGCCAAACGAGGTATCATCATCGGTGCGATCTTCGTTGCAGGTGGAGCGACAATGTGGGCGGTAGCCGATCCGTTCCTGACAAGTATGAAAGAGGTTGCGTCCGGGTTAGGCCTGAGTGCGTTCGTGTTTGTACAATGGGTGGCGCCGTTCCTGTCCGAATTTCCGGAAAAAGTAACCGCCTTTTACTGGGCGCGGACGATAAGACTCGCCCCGATGGCCCTTCTTAATATGATCAGCAGCAAAGTTAACCAGTGGACGCTGCTTGTCTCGATGATTCCAATTGTGTATTCATTTTCGATGGGGGCTGTGACCACGATTCCCCTCGACGTTCATCATCAGGAAGAAATTCTTCTATCGATGATGATGACCTTTTACGGATGCGCAGCACTTGCAAAGTTGAAGTTTACAAGAATGAATGCTATCATTTTGTTTGTAATGTGGCTGGCCCAGTTTCTGTATCCGGTTAATTTCTCGTTTCTTCCGGAATTTCCGCTCGTCGGCAACAGCTCACGTTTGATCACTTCGATATTATTTGGCCTGCTGACAATCTACGAGATCATGGCACACAGGAAGGAATTCAGGATTCGCTCCGGCATTAGCGAGACGCTGCGACTCTCCAGGGAGAGGGCTCAATGACCGATCACATCGCTCAGCTGAAAAGGGAAACGGTCAAGTTCATAGTCAACCCCGTCTCGGGAAATGGCCGCACACGGAGAATCCTTCCGCGGTTGATAAGTGCGGCAGAAAAGTTTGGGTTTAAGTTCGATGT
Proteins encoded:
- a CDS encoding N-acetylmannosamine-6-phosphate 2-epimerase, with translation MEYLNSIANMKGGLIVSCQFESDDPFNKPEHATAFALSAQLGGAAGIRTEGKDNIKAVKEAVKLPLIGVIQSSYPDGAVLLTEDFRQVGEIVDAGADIVALDVTERIRPNGLTGFEFLRRVRVNHPGTLLLADISNFEEGIQAAELGADIVSTTLSGYTQATSHKAALGVDFDLVERLADALVVPVIAEGRILVPGEAAHALELGAYAVVVGAAITRPTVITQMFIHEIQSRSRRSDKEV